A region from the Streptosporangium sp. NBC_01756 genome encodes:
- a CDS encoding non-ribosomal peptide synthetase codes for MSPVPVGWTFGPSRVAPDVSLCDLIAAQAARTPDAPAVRQWGVVLTYRELLSAAGALAVRLRALGVGPETRVGLCARRTPFLPVAALGVMLAGGAYVPLDPGHPRRRLQEILDDASIPVVVVDGAGRALLDGCALPLVAPEADGRAGVPQARGVTAPQAGESDAPKARDIAAPQVGDLGAPRAGDGSAPGVPEVGDVAGVLRGGPARPGNAAYVLYTSGSTGRPKGVVVDHASAAAFVSAAVAHFGLDGSCRSIAFSALGFDVSVLDMFAPLTAGGCVQLVPDEDRVDPARLQRFLEAHEVTWGFVPPALLPLVDPAGLPQLRDLVTAGEPPGPEQVARWSGRVRFHNWYGPTETTVCVVGAELSGVWDRPLPIGRPLGGCRAHVLDGEMRECLVGVEGELYIGGPQVSRGYLGRPGLTAERFVPDPFGGGPGARLYRTGDRVAWQEDGRIAFMGRLDRQVKVQGQRVEIGEVESVVRAHPGVLQAVVDAPGELVAYVAPLDAPDLAVLREYCAVRLPPYMVPTRVVRVPALPLNASGKVDVEALRAADRRALPGGAAEGLAGIWARVLEAPDPVAEDDFFARGGHSLRAMRLVSAVRAELGRDISVEEVYAARTFGALASGVADAPPAVAGRVSAGEAPVLSAAQRRMWFVERLAPETPAHNIAMAERIRGPLDHGALRRALTAVVARHEALRWRIVASGGVPCVSVAPAGEVPLPLVDLSPQGVEAPVRASRAGRADDGGDARKPEAWAAAQAEPPGVEAREAELPEPESREAAQAEPPGVESREAALAELLEAEARTRFDLAAGPLLRARLVRLADDDHVLAVTVHHLVFDGWSQDVFYRDLGVAYRGGVLEPAGAGFADYVRWSRERADGGGLEWWRGHLRDAPVVVDLPRDAARPPVQTFRGAVRRAELDGALGGRVGELAARLGVTPYPVLLAAFGELLSRLSGQRDLVVGTPCADRGDVAFESLVGMCVRVLPLRLRLDGAASFEEQVACCRDELAAVVAHGDVPLDRVVEALRVPRDLGRNPVTQVLFNMYNFAEARLDLPGCTAEPLAAGLPGSLFDLTLYVSELGGGYALQLVYNPDLFSAARMDALLAGYACLLGDLLDRPDAAVERARLAAEPEPVPLPVWEGPGLLDTLHGDVVVEGAGRVLDRAGLASLRRRVAGAVRAAGVGPGEAVGVLAARVPELPGLLLGVLAGGARWVILDPAYPQAVLARQAAVAGVRAVVRCPGAPPLPELPEIFLSDDDGPADDGRADNGPADNGSADGGPAEVPYPERGYLSLTSGTTGDPKPVVTGEGPLAHFVHWYAVTFGVTPADRFALLSGPAHDPALRDLFVPLATGARLCVPERELVRDPARLAAWLREHRVTVLHLTPQLARMLCGTGGVLPQVRLVATGGDRLTQADAVRLRRLVPGARLVAFYGATETPQAHGWYEVPEDLRESAEPVPAGRGVEGSELVVLAGHGGRAGVGELGEVVVRSVNLADGYLDAGLTRLRFAPDLPGAGEPGAGEPGAGEPGAGEPGAGEPGAGEPGAGEPGAGEPGAGEPGAGEPGAGEPGAGEPGAGEPGAGEPGAGEPGAGEPGAGEPGAGEPGAGEPGAGGLGAGGLGAEVREMPGAAARGRVRVFRTGDLGRLNPDGTVTVVGRRDDQVKVRGFRVELGEVEAALAAHPEVRSAAAVVDRGEGREAVLYAYAVPRRPGTAAQRLLEHLRQVLPEHAVPAEVVVLAALPLTPNGKIDRAALRRPAPRPESGAGGELSGPTERAVAEVWRAVLGVPRVRPTDNFFEIGGHSLAIAAVQARLVAVVGREVPIVDLFRHPTIRDLAAHLDGGGHAPGLDRAARRLAVRRDRLKDRSQRPN; via the coding sequence ATGTCGCCGGTTCCCGTCGGCTGGACGTTCGGCCCGTCCCGTGTCGCTCCCGACGTTTCCCTGTGTGACCTCATCGCGGCCCAGGCCGCGCGCACCCCCGATGCTCCGGCGGTCCGCCAGTGGGGCGTCGTCCTCACCTATCGCGAGCTGCTGTCCGCCGCCGGCGCGCTGGCCGTACGGCTGCGGGCTCTGGGGGTCGGTCCGGAGACGCGGGTGGGGCTGTGTGCCAGGCGTACACCGTTCCTTCCGGTCGCCGCGCTGGGCGTCATGCTGGCGGGCGGGGCTTATGTCCCGCTGGATCCGGGGCATCCGCGGCGCAGGTTGCAGGAGATACTCGACGACGCGTCGATACCGGTCGTGGTGGTCGACGGAGCCGGTCGTGCCCTGCTCGACGGCTGCGCCCTCCCGCTGGTCGCGCCGGAGGCGGACGGGCGGGCCGGGGTACCGCAGGCGAGGGGCGTCACCGCGCCGCAGGCGGGGGAGTCCGACGCTCCGAAAGCGAGAGACATCGCCGCGCCGCAGGTGGGAGACCTCGGTGCGCCGCGGGCGGGGGACGGCTCCGCTCCCGGGGTCCCGGAGGTGGGCGACGTGGCCGGTGTGCTGCGGGGTGGCCCGGCCCGGCCGGGGAACGCGGCCTATGTGCTGTACACCTCGGGGTCGACCGGCCGTCCCAAGGGAGTGGTGGTTGATCACGCGTCCGCGGCGGCGTTCGTGTCGGCGGCGGTGGCTCATTTCGGGCTGGACGGGTCGTGCCGGTCGATCGCGTTCTCGGCGCTGGGGTTCGACGTCTCGGTGCTCGACATGTTCGCGCCGTTGACGGCGGGCGGGTGCGTGCAGCTGGTGCCCGACGAGGACCGGGTCGATCCGGCGCGGTTGCAGCGGTTCCTGGAGGCGCACGAGGTCACGTGGGGGTTCGTCCCCCCGGCTCTGCTGCCGCTGGTCGATCCGGCGGGGCTGCCGCAGTTGCGGGATCTGGTCACGGCGGGTGAGCCGCCCGGTCCGGAGCAGGTGGCCCGCTGGTCGGGGCGGGTGCGTTTCCACAACTGGTACGGCCCGACGGAGACCACGGTGTGCGTGGTCGGTGCGGAGCTTTCCGGAGTGTGGGATCGGCCGTTGCCGATCGGCCGTCCGCTGGGCGGTTGCCGGGCGCACGTGCTGGACGGGGAGATGCGGGAGTGCCTGGTGGGGGTGGAGGGCGAGCTGTACATCGGCGGCCCCCAGGTGAGCCGGGGTTATCTGGGGCGGCCGGGGCTGACCGCGGAGCGGTTCGTGCCGGATCCGTTCGGGGGCGGGCCGGGGGCGCGGCTGTACCGGACGGGGGATCGGGTCGCCTGGCAGGAGGACGGCCGGATCGCGTTCATGGGGCGGTTGGACCGTCAGGTGAAGGTGCAGGGGCAGCGGGTCGAGATCGGCGAGGTCGAGTCGGTGGTCCGGGCTCATCCGGGTGTGTTGCAGGCGGTGGTCGACGCGCCGGGCGAGCTGGTGGCGTATGTCGCCCCGCTGGACGCCCCCGATCTGGCGGTTCTGCGGGAGTACTGCGCGGTGCGGCTGCCGCCGTACATGGTGCCGACCCGGGTGGTGCGGGTCCCCGCGCTGCCGTTGAACGCGTCGGGCAAGGTGGACGTCGAGGCATTGCGGGCGGCGGATCGGCGGGCCTTGCCGGGTGGAGCCGCCGAGGGGCTGGCGGGGATCTGGGCGCGGGTGCTGGAGGCTCCCGATCCGGTGGCGGAGGACGACTTCTTCGCGCGTGGTGGTCATTCGCTGCGGGCGATGCGGCTGGTGTCGGCGGTCCGGGCGGAGCTGGGCCGGGACATCTCGGTGGAGGAGGTGTACGCGGCCCGCACCTTCGGGGCGCTCGCGTCGGGTGTGGCGGATGCGCCGCCGGCGGTCGCGGGGCGGGTCTCGGCTGGTGAGGCGCCGGTGTTGTCGGCGGCGCAGCGGCGGATGTGGTTCGTGGAGCGGCTGGCTCCGGAGACGCCGGCGCACAACATCGCGATGGCGGAGCGGATCCGCGGCCCGCTCGACCATGGCGCGTTGCGGCGGGCGCTGACGGCGGTGGTGGCGCGGCACGAGGCGCTGCGCTGGCGGATCGTCGCCTCCGGCGGGGTGCCGTGCGTGTCGGTGGCTCCGGCGGGTGAGGTGCCGCTGCCGCTGGTCGATCTGTCGCCGCAGGGGGTGGAGGCTCCGGTGCGGGCCTCCCGCGCCGGGCGGGCGGACGACGGCGGGGATGCCCGGAAGCCGGAGGCATGGGCGGCGGCGCAGGCGGAACCGCCCGGGGTGGAGGCGCGAGAGGCGGAGCTGCCGGAGCCGGAGTCGCGAGAGGCGGCGCAGGCGGAACCGCCCGGGGTGGAGTCACGAGAGGCCGCGCTGGCGGAGCTGCTGGAGGCGGAGGCGCGGACGCGGTTCGATCTGGCGGCCGGGCCGTTGCTGCGGGCGCGGCTGGTACGGCTGGCCGACGACGATCATGTGCTGGCCGTGACGGTGCATCATCTCGTGTTCGACGGCTGGTCGCAGGACGTCTTCTACCGGGATCTGGGGGTGGCCTACCGGGGTGGCGTGCTGGAGCCGGCGGGGGCGGGGTTCGCCGACTATGTGCGCTGGTCGCGGGAGCGGGCGGACGGCGGCGGGCTGGAGTGGTGGCGGGGGCATCTGCGGGACGCGCCCGTGGTGGTGGACCTGCCCAGGGACGCCGCCCGGCCGCCGGTGCAGACGTTCCGGGGGGCGGTGCGCCGGGCGGAGCTGGACGGGGCGCTGGGCGGGCGGGTCGGAGAGTTGGCGGCCCGGTTGGGGGTGACGCCGTATCCGGTTCTGCTGGCGGCGTTCGGGGAGCTGCTCTCGCGGCTGTCGGGGCAGCGGGACCTGGTGGTCGGCACGCCGTGCGCCGATCGGGGGGATGTCGCGTTCGAGTCGCTGGTGGGGATGTGCGTGCGGGTGCTGCCGCTGCGTCTGCGGCTGGACGGTGCGGCCTCGTTCGAGGAGCAGGTGGCGTGCTGCCGTGACGAGCTGGCGGCGGTGGTCGCGCACGGCGACGTCCCGCTGGACCGTGTGGTGGAGGCGCTGCGGGTCCCGCGTGATCTGGGGCGCAACCCGGTGACGCAGGTGTTGTTCAACATGTACAACTTCGCCGAGGCGCGACTGGATCTGCCGGGCTGTACGGCCGAGCCGTTGGCGGCCGGGCTGCCGGGGTCGCTGTTCGATCTGACGTTGTACGTCAGCGAGCTGGGCGGCGGTTACGCCCTGCAGCTGGTCTACAACCCGGATCTGTTCTCGGCGGCCCGGATGGACGCCCTGCTGGCGGGTTACGCGTGTCTGCTGGGTGATCTGCTGGACCGGCCGGATGCGGCGGTGGAGCGGGCGCGGCTGGCGGCGGAGCCGGAGCCGGTGCCGTTGCCGGTCTGGGAGGGGCCGGGCCTGCTGGACACCCTGCACGGGGATGTCGTGGTGGAGGGTGCCGGGCGGGTGCTGGACCGTGCCGGGCTGGCGTCGCTGCGCCGCCGGGTGGCCGGGGCGGTCCGTGCGGCCGGGGTCGGGCCGGGTGAGGCGGTCGGCGTGCTGGCGGCCCGGGTCCCGGAGCTGCCGGGGTTGCTGCTGGGTGTGCTGGCCGGCGGGGCCAGGTGGGTGATCCTCGATCCGGCGTATCCGCAGGCGGTGCTGGCCCGGCAGGCCGCGGTGGCCGGGGTGCGGGCCGTGGTGCGCTGTCCGGGCGCGCCACCGCTGCCGGAGCTGCCGGAGATCTTCCTGTCCGATGACGACGGGCCCGCTGACGACGGGCGCGCTGACAACGGGCCCGCTGACAACGGGTCTGCTGACGGCGGACCGGCGGAGGTGCCGTATCCCGAGCGGGGGTATCTGTCGCTCACGTCGGGCACGACCGGTGATCCGAAGCCGGTGGTGACCGGTGAGGGGCCATTGGCGCATTTCGTCCACTGGTACGCGGTGACGTTCGGGGTGACGCCGGCCGACCGGTTCGCGCTGCTGTCGGGGCCGGCGCATGATCCGGCGTTGCGTGACCTGTTCGTGCCGCTGGCCACGGGCGCCCGGCTGTGCGTGCCGGAGCGGGAGCTGGTCCGTGATCCGGCACGGCTGGCGGCGTGGCTGCGTGAGCACCGGGTGACCGTGTTGCATCTGACCCCGCAGCTCGCGCGGATGCTCTGCGGGACGGGCGGGGTGCTGCCGCAGGTGCGGCTGGTCGCGACCGGGGGTGACCGTCTCACCCAGGCCGACGCCGTACGGCTGCGCCGACTGGTGCCGGGTGCCCGGCTGGTGGCGTTCTACGGCGCGACGGAGACGCCGCAGGCGCATGGCTGGTACGAGGTTCCGGAGGATCTGCGGGAGAGCGCCGAACCGGTCCCCGCAGGGCGCGGGGTGGAGGGCAGTGAGCTGGTCGTGCTGGCCGGGCACGGCGGCCGGGCCGGGGTGGGTGAGCTGGGCGAGGTGGTGGTGCGCAGCGTCAACCTCGCGGACGGCTATCTCGACGCCGGTCTGACCCGGCTCCGTTTCGCTCCCGATCTGCCCGGCGCGGGAGAGCCCGGCGCGGGAGAGCCCGGCGCGGGAGAGCCCGGCGCGGGAGAGCCCGGCGCGGGAGAGCCCGGCGCGGGAGAGCCCGGCGCGGGAGAGCCCGGCGCGGGAGAGCCCGGCGCGGGAGAGCCCGGCGCGGGAGAGCCCGGCGCGGGAGAGCCCGGCGCGGGAGAGCCCGGCGCGGGAGAGCCCGGCGCGGGAGAGCCCGGCGCGGGAGAGCCCGGCGCGGGAGAGCCCGGCGCGGGAGAGCCCGGCGCGGGAGAGCCCGGCGCGGGAGAGCCCGGCGCGGGAGGGCTCGGCGCGGGAGGGCTCGGCGCGGAGGTCCGGGAGATGCCCGGTGCGGCGGCCCGCGGGCGGGTGCGGGTGTTCCGGACCGGGGATCTGGGGCGGTTGAATCCGGACGGGACCGTGACCGTGGTCGGGCGGCGCGACGACCAGGTGAAGGTCCGCGGGTTCCGGGTGGAGCTGGGCGAGGTGGAGGCGGCGCTGGCCGCCCACCCGGAGGTGCGCTCGGCGGCGGCGGTGGTGGATCGGGGCGAAGGGCGCGAGGCCGTGCTCTATGCCTATGCGGTGCCGCGCAGGCCGGGGACGGCCGCGCAGCGGCTGCTGGAGCACCTGCGGCAGGTGCTCCCGGAGCACGCCGTACCGGCCGAGGTGGTGGTGCTGGCGGCACTGCCGCTGACGCCGAACGGGAAGATCGACCGGGCGGCTCTGCGCCGGCCGGCGCCGCGGCCGGAGAGCGGTGCGGGCGGGGAGCTGTCGGGGCCGACGGAGCGGGCGGTGGCCGAGGTGTGGCGGGCCGTGCTGGGCGTGCCGCGGGTCCGTCCGACGGACAACTTCTTCGAGATCGGCGGCCATTCGCTGGCGATCGCCGCGGTGCAGGCGCGGCTGGTCGCGGTGGTGGGCCGGGAGGTGCCCATCGTGGACCTGTTCCGCCATCCGACGATCCGCGACCTGGCGGCCCATCTCGACGGTGGCGGCCACGCCCCCGGCCTCGACCGTGCGGCCCGCCGGCTCGCCGTACGGCGGGACCGGTTGAAGGACCGTTCCCAGAGACCGAACTGA
- a CDS encoding type I polyketide synthase: protein MAEEPTVEPIAIIGLSCRVPGAGDAEQFWRNLADGVESLTHFTREEQRAFGVSERALDDPNFVPAAMMLDDHQGFDAAFFGMSIREAEVRDPQHRLFLELAHTALEDSGYDPFRYPGEIGVYAGSGSDFYQWINIRSNAQAHANAGWLAVMVGNHVDYCATLSSYKLDLRGPSYTLHTACSTSLVAVHVAAEALRNGECDMALAGSAMLDLPQGQGYVYDEDGIVSPDGHCRAFDAKAAGTIWGSGGGVVVLKRLSEALSDGDNIRAVVLGNAINNDGASKVGFSAPSMDGQAAVIAQALGVGGVNPRTVTYVEAHGTGTALGDPIEVAALSSVFRQDTDDTQWCGIGSVKSNIGHLGQSAGIASIIKAVLALENGLIPPTLHYESPNPKIDFAASPFYVAAAPTKWERNGFPRRAGISSFGIGGTNAHIVLEEAPSPVREEREPRPAHLLRLSARTDTALAAARERLAAHLAAHPDADLADVAHTLRVGRRELSRRAAVVVSDVADAVAALADPRRTLSGSAARRTPQLAFLFSGQGSQYAGMGAELYRTEAVFRDAVDECAEILLPELGEDIRELMFGTGEEAGERLRQTALTQPALFTVEYALARFWRSLGAEPAGMIGHSIGEYVAATVAGVFSLPGALRLVAARGRLVQGLPAGSMLAVQLDPDEVGPLLPDDVSVAGVNGPGTCVVAGPSASIGELAALLEEEGVGRMPLRTSHAFHSAMMDPILGEFHALVAATERSAPSLPFLSNVTGTWITAAEATDPSYWARHLREPVRFGDCVANLLADGDWIMIECGPGRQLAGLAKAQVATGAVAPLASLPGPADGGDLRVLSAAFGTLWVNGVALGEFGEPGHRISLPTYPWERRRAWIDPDPQGAFVGGVANHAPEEEKDLPLERWFSAPVWRQAPPGPAPLSPFTRVLLFADGDSAALAGALRASGAEVVEVRPGAGFAAVDGGFTVRPAERADYDALLSAVGELPDRVVHAWTLDGDPAQGIEETWRAQDRGFFSVLALVQALTAVQPAGGVELTLLTSGVQDVTGGDLLRPEHATLAGFPRVVPLETPWLRVRHVDLDGRDRVRNAVAELARRIEPDEAGLLPTVSVRGGRRWLQHYEQIEVPAASGSGSAPGRTDAGRTDAGRTDAGGTGAVRDDGGTDRADAVPEDGEAGQTGPRDGQVYLITGGLGGIGISLAEDLAERARVRLVLLSRSGLPGRDRWDAHAAGREGRAVTAIRRMEAAGAEVLVLAADVTDADDMRRVRRETLDRFGRVDVIVHAAGLPGGGMAEVKERAAAERVLAPKVAGTLALREAFGDLDLEAVVLCSSITAVAGGFGQVDYCAANNFLDAHARGEHGWRAATVVSANWGRWLEVGMAAEVAAPAGFVALQHGDRIRAIDHPILTAWHEADDDGLGWAGGSISPETHWALDEHRISDVSVLPGTGHVEMARCASDAVLPPSGGVVELRDVVFVEPLSVADGATAEIRVVFSPEADGAEFQVRSVIGGEQRTHARGTAARVDPGPAGHVDVAAIVERCAPAGDEQGGVPLSGLLTLGPHWGHNLRSCHIGQNEALGWFEADELVGLDLDRWGLHPAMMDSATSFTWVDIQGHYLPLGYGRITVRDRLPGAFWSHLRFRDSDTDEVLAVDVTLIAADGTVVTEISDYVLRRINTDAVVAGVTAGAGAQRAAAAVRSGPDVQGGHGGQVAPAGGGPDAVGIRPADGAEAFHRLLATPLGPQVVIAATPVAAYLAGVGSVTQETVETELDSAAVADRPARTAGDDHVAPRGEVESAIARLWSEVLGGERIGVDDDFFELGGNSLIAVQLIALIRKELGVRLPMRSLFEEPTVAGVTSLIEQARAAAPATATASATDQSVIPRLPRRSEQQ from the coding sequence ATGGCCGAGGAACCCACCGTGGAGCCGATCGCGATCATCGGCCTTTCGTGCCGGGTGCCGGGAGCCGGAGACGCTGAGCAGTTCTGGCGTAATCTCGCCGACGGAGTCGAGTCGCTCACCCATTTCACCCGCGAGGAGCAGCGGGCGTTCGGTGTGTCGGAGCGGGCGCTGGACGATCCGAACTTCGTGCCGGCCGCCATGATGCTGGACGACCACCAGGGGTTCGACGCCGCGTTCTTCGGTATGTCGATCAGGGAGGCGGAGGTCCGGGACCCGCAGCACCGGCTCTTTCTGGAGTTGGCGCACACGGCTCTGGAGGACTCGGGCTACGACCCGTTCAGGTATCCGGGTGAGATCGGTGTCTACGCCGGTTCGGGGTCGGACTTCTACCAGTGGATCAACATCCGGAGCAACGCCCAGGCGCATGCGAACGCGGGCTGGCTGGCCGTCATGGTCGGCAACCACGTCGACTACTGCGCGACGTTGTCGTCGTACAAGCTGGATCTGCGCGGCCCGAGCTACACGCTGCACACGGCGTGCTCGACGTCGCTGGTGGCGGTGCACGTCGCCGCCGAGGCGCTGCGCAACGGCGAGTGCGACATGGCGTTGGCGGGCAGCGCGATGCTGGACCTGCCGCAGGGGCAGGGGTACGTCTACGACGAGGACGGCATCGTCTCCCCCGACGGCCACTGCCGGGCGTTCGACGCGAAGGCGGCGGGCACGATCTGGGGCAGCGGCGGCGGGGTGGTCGTGCTGAAGCGGTTGTCGGAGGCGCTCTCCGACGGTGACAACATCCGGGCGGTGGTGCTGGGCAACGCGATCAACAACGACGGGGCGAGCAAGGTCGGTTTCTCGGCGCCCAGCATGGACGGGCAGGCCGCGGTGATCGCGCAGGCGCTGGGTGTGGGCGGGGTGAATCCGCGCACGGTGACGTACGTGGAGGCGCACGGCACCGGGACCGCGCTGGGTGATCCGATCGAGGTGGCGGCGCTGAGTTCGGTGTTCCGGCAGGACACCGACGACACCCAGTGGTGCGGCATCGGCTCGGTGAAGAGCAACATCGGGCATCTCGGCCAGTCGGCGGGTATCGCCAGCATCATCAAGGCGGTGCTGGCGCTGGAGAACGGGCTGATCCCGCCGACGCTGCACTACGAGAGCCCGAACCCGAAGATCGACTTCGCGGCGAGCCCGTTCTACGTGGCGGCGGCGCCGACCAAGTGGGAGCGGAACGGTTTCCCCCGGCGGGCGGGCATCAGCTCCTTCGGGATCGGCGGCACCAACGCGCACATCGTGCTGGAGGAGGCGCCGTCTCCCGTCCGGGAGGAGCGGGAGCCCCGTCCGGCGCATCTGCTGCGGCTGTCGGCCAGGACGGACACGGCGCTGGCCGCCGCCCGGGAGCGGCTGGCGGCGCATCTGGCGGCGCATCCCGATGCGGATCTGGCCGATGTCGCGCACACGTTGCGGGTGGGCCGCAGGGAGCTGTCGCGCAGGGCGGCGGTGGTGGTCTCCGACGTCGCCGACGCGGTCGCCGCGCTGGCCGACCCCCGGCGGACGCTGTCGGGGTCCGCGGCGCGGCGTACTCCGCAGTTGGCGTTCCTGTTCTCCGGGCAGGGGTCGCAGTACGCGGGCATGGGTGCCGAGCTGTACCGGACCGAGGCGGTCTTCAGGGACGCGGTGGACGAGTGCGCCGAGATCCTGCTGCCGGAGCTGGGCGAGGACATCCGGGAGCTGATGTTCGGCACGGGCGAGGAGGCCGGTGAGCGGCTCCGGCAGACCGCGCTGACCCAGCCGGCGCTGTTCACCGTGGAGTACGCGCTGGCCAGGTTCTGGCGTTCGCTGGGTGCCGAACCGGCGGGGATGATCGGCCACAGCATCGGCGAGTACGTGGCGGCGACGGTGGCGGGGGTGTTCAGCCTGCCCGGCGCGCTGCGGCTGGTGGCGGCGCGGGGGCGGCTGGTGCAGGGCCTGCCCGCGGGGTCGATGCTGGCGGTGCAGCTCGACCCGGACGAGGTCGGCCCGCTGCTGCCCGACGACGTGTCGGTGGCGGGCGTCAACGGACCCGGCACGTGCGTGGTCGCGGGGCCGTCTGCCTCGATCGGTGAGCTGGCGGCGCTGCTGGAGGAGGAAGGCGTCGGCCGGATGCCGCTGCGCACCTCGCACGCCTTCCACTCGGCGATGATGGATCCGATCCTGGGCGAGTTCCACGCGCTGGTGGCCGCCACCGAGCGGTCGGCGCCGAGCCTGCCGTTCCTGTCCAACGTGACCGGCACGTGGATCACCGCGGCCGAGGCGACCGACCCGTCCTACTGGGCCAGGCATCTGCGTGAGCCGGTGCGGTTCGGCGACTGTGTGGCGAACCTGCTCGCCGACGGCGACTGGATCATGATCGAGTGTGGTCCCGGCAGGCAGCTGGCCGGCTTGGCGAAGGCGCAGGTCGCGACCGGTGCGGTCGCGCCGCTCGCCTCGTTGCCGGGGCCGGCGGACGGCGGTGACCTGCGGGTGCTGTCGGCCGCGTTCGGCACGCTGTGGGTGAACGGCGTGGCGCTCGGGGAGTTCGGTGAGCCGGGCCACCGGATCTCGCTGCCGACCTACCCGTGGGAGCGGCGGCGCGCGTGGATCGACCCGGACCCGCAGGGGGCGTTCGTCGGCGGGGTGGCCAACCACGCTCCGGAGGAGGAGAAGGACCTGCCGCTGGAGCGCTGGTTCAGCGCTCCCGTGTGGCGGCAGGCTCCGCCGGGTCCGGCGCCGCTGTCGCCGTTCACCCGTGTCCTGCTGTTCGCCGACGGAGACTCGGCGGCGCTGGCCGGTGCGCTGCGCGCGTCGGGGGCCGAGGTGGTCGAGGTGCGGCCGGGCGCGGGGTTCGCGGCGGTGGACGGCGGTTTCACGGTACGGCCGGCGGAACGGGCCGACTATGACGCGCTGCTGTCGGCCGTGGGTGAGCTGCCGGACCGGGTGGTGCACGCCTGGACACTCGACGGGGATCCGGCCCAGGGGATCGAGGAGACCTGGCGGGCGCAGGACCGGGGCTTCTTCAGCGTGCTGGCGCTGGTGCAGGCGCTGACGGCGGTGCAGCCGGCGGGTGGGGTGGAGCTGACTCTGCTGACCTCCGGGGTCCAGGACGTCACCGGTGGTGATCTGCTCCGTCCGGAGCACGCGACGCTGGCCGGGTTCCCCCGGGTGGTGCCGTTGGAGACACCGTGGCTGCGGGTCCGCCATGTCGACCTGGACGGGCGTGACCGGGTCAGGAACGCGGTCGCCGAGCTGGCCAGGAGGATCGAGCCGGACGAGGCCGGGCTGCTGCCGACGGTGAGCGTCCGGGGTGGCCGGCGGTGGCTGCAGCACTACGAGCAGATCGAGGTTCCGGCCGCATCCGGGTCCGGGTCCGCACCGGGCCGTACGGACGCGGGCCGTACGGACGCGGGCCGTACGGACGCGGGCGGGACGGGCGCCGTGCGTGACGACGGGGGCACGGACCGGGCGGACGCCGTACCGGAGGACGGCGAGGCCGGTCAGACGGGGCCCAGGGACGGACAGGTTTATCTGATCACCGGTGGCCTGGGCGGGATCGGGATCTCGCTGGCCGAGGACCTGGCCGAGCGGGCGCGGGTGCGGCTGGTGCTGCTGTCCCGGTCGGGGCTGCCCGGCCGGGACCGGTGGGACGCGCACGCGGCGGGCCGCGAGGGCCGGGCGGTCACGGCGATCCGCCGGATGGAGGCCGCGGGCGCGGAGGTGCTGGTGCTGGCGGCGGACGTCACGGACGCCGATGACATGCGGCGGGTCAGGCGGGAGACGCTCGACAGGTTCGGCCGGGTGGACGTGATCGTGCACGCGGCGGGGCTGCCCGGCGGCGGCATGGCGGAGGTGAAGGAGCGGGCCGCGGCCGAGCGGGTGCTGGCTCCCAAGGTGGCCGGCACGCTGGCGCTGCGTGAGGCCTTCGGCGACCTCGACCTGGAGGCCGTCGTGCTGTGCTCGTCCATCACCGCCGTCGCGGGCGGTTTCGGCCAGGTCGACTACTGCGCGGCCAACAACTTCCTGGACGCCCACGCCAGGGGTGAGCACGGCTGGCGGGCGGCCACGGTCGTCTCCGCGAACTGGGGCAGGTGGCTGGAGGTCGGCATGGCGGCCGAGGTCGCCGCCCCGGCGGGGTTCGTGGCGCTGCAGCACGGCGACCGGATCAGGGCGATCGACCATCCGATCCTCACGGCCTGGCACGAGGCCGACGATGACGGGCTCGGCTGGGCCGGCGGCAGCATCTCCCCCGAGACGCACTGGGCGCTGGACGAGCACCGCATCTCCGATGTGTCGGTGCTTCCCGGCACCGGGCACGTCGAGATGGCCCGCTGTGCGAGCGACGCGGTGCTGCCGCCGTCCGGCGGGGTCGTGGAGCTGCGTGACGTGGTGTTCGTCGAGCCGCTGTCGGTGGCCGACGGGGCGACCGCCGAGATCAGGGTGGTGTTCAGTCCCGAGGCCGACGGCGCGGAGTTCCAGGTGCGCAGCGTCATCGGCGGCGAGCAGCGCACGCACGCGCGCGGTACGGCCGCCCGGGTCGATCCGGGGCCCGCCGGGCACGTCGACGTGGCGGCCATCGTGGAGCGGTGCGCCCCGGCGGGCGACGAGCAGGGCGGTGTGCCACTGTCGGGACTGCTCACGCTCGGCCCGCACTGGGGCCACAACCTGCGGAGCTGCCACATCGGCCAGAACGAGGCCCTGGGCTGGTTCGAGGCCGACGAGCTGGTCGGGCTGGACCTGGACCGCTGGGGCCTGCACCCCGCGATGATGGACAGCGCCACCTCCTTCACCTGGGTGGACATCCAGGGGCACTACCTGCCGCTCGGCTACGGCCGCATCACCGTGCGGGACCGGCTGCCCGGCGCGTTCTGGAGCCATCTGCGGTTCCGTGACAGCGACACCGACGAGGTGCTCGCGGTGGACGTGACGCTCATCGCCGCGGACGGCACCGTCGTGACGGAGATCTCCGACTACGTGCTGCGCCGGATCAACACCGACGCCGTGGTGGCCGGGGTGACCGCCGGCGCGGGCGCCCAGCGGGCGGCCGCCGCCGTGCGGAGCGGGCCGGACGTCCAGGGCGGCCACGGCGGCCAGGTCGCGCCGGCCGGCGGCGGACCCGACGCGGTCGGCATCCGCCCGGCGGACGGCGCCGAGGCGTTCCACCGGCTGCTGGCCACCCCGCTCGGCCCGCAGGTGGTGATCGCGGCGACCCCGGTAGCCGCCTACCTGGCCGGCGTCGGCTCGGTGACGCAGGAGACGGTCGAGACGGAGCTGGACTCCGCCGCCGTGGCGGACCGTCCGGCCCGTACGGCGGGCGACGACCACGTGGCCCCGCGTGGTGAGGTCGAGTCCGCCATCGCCCGGCTGTGGAGCGAGGTGCTCGGCGGTGAGCGCATCGGCGTGGACGACGACTTCTTCGAACTCGGCGGCAACTCGCTGATCGCGGTGCAGCTCATCGCGCTCATCCGCAAGGAACTCGGCGTGCGGCTGCCGATGCGCAGCCTGTTCGAGGAGCCCACGGTCGCCGGGGTCACCTCGCTGATCGAGCAGGCCCGCGCCGCCGCTCCGGCCACGGCCACGGCCTCGGCCACCGACCAATCCGTGATCCCCCGGCTTCCGCGCAGGAGTGAGCAGCAGTGA